The Erwinia billingiae Eb661 nucleotide sequence GGAAAGAGATCACGATCAGGCCAATACCAATGGGAATACCACGGGTCACGTTGGTACCGGCATGCAGAGGCGCGCCCAGCCAGCCAGGCGCAAAGGCAATTAACAGAATAAAACCTACGTACAGGATGAGCATGATGACGGAGAGCAGAGTGGCAAAGGCCTGGCGTTTTCTCACCAGTTCTTTAAAGCGTGCACTCTTTTCTATCCGTTGATAAATAAGTTCATTCATCACAGAGTCTCCAGAGGTATAAGTACAGGGTTTATTTTTTTAAAAAGGGTAATGGTCAGTAGAAGGAATAATGGGCAGCGTTATTAACGACTTTTTATTACGCTGCCCATCAATAAAGGAAATCTATTAACCGGACTTAAGGCATCTTAATAGACTGTTTCTCTTCAAGTAGTTTTTCTACCACGCCAGGATCGGCCAGGGTTGAGGTATCGCCAAGATTGCTGGTATCGCCGGAGGCAATTTTGCGCAGGATACGGCGCATAATTTTCCCCGAGCGGGTTTTTGGCAGTGAATCCGTCCAGTGCAAGACGTCCGGCGTGGCAATCGGGCCAATCTCTTTACGCACCCAGTTACGCACTTCGGCATACAGCTCTGCTGACGGTTCTTCACCGCTGTTCAGGGTGATATAGGCATAAATCGCCTGGCCTTTAATGCTGTGCTGAATACCGACCACTGCCGCTTCGGCAATTTTCGGATGCGACACCAGCGCCGACTCAATCTCTGCCGTGCCCAGGCGGTGGCCTGAGACGTTCAGCACGTCATCCACGCGGCCGGTGATCCAGTAGTAGCCATCTTCATCGCGACGGGCACCGTCTCCGCTGAAGTACATGTTCTTAAAGGTGGAGAAGTAGGTCTGTTCAAAGCGATCGTGATCGCCGTACAGCGTGCGCGCCTGGCCCGGCCAGGAGTCGACAATCACCAGATTGCCTTCGCCCGCGCCTTCCTGCGGATTGCCTTCGTTGTCCACCAGTGCCGGCTGCACGCCGAAGAACGGCTTGGTGGCCGAACCGGCTTTCAGCTCGGTGGCACCCGGCAGCGGGGTGATCATAAAGCCGCCGGTTTCGGTCTGCCACCAGGTATCGACGATCGGGCAACGGCCGTCGCCAATCTTGTTGTAATACCATTCCCAGGCTTCCGGGTTAATCGGCTCGCCGACCGAACCCATAATGCGCAGGCTGCTGCGATCGGTGCCTGCAATCGCCTTGTCGCCTTCGGCCATCAGGGCGCGAATGGCGGTCGG carries:
- a CDS encoding DUF485 domain-containing protein, coding for MNELIYQRIEKSARFKELVRKRQAFATLLSVIMLILYVGFILLIAFAPGWLGAPLHAGTNVTRGIPIGIGLIVISFLLTGVYVWRANGEFDRLTRELLKEVKG